Genomic segment of Bartonella bacilliformis KC583:
GCTACCAATGAACATGAAGAAGCTCTGGCTATTGCTATTGCTTTACGCCATGCCATTGAAGACCCTAAAAAAACTGCAGCGCTTATCACCAATGATCGTAATTTAGCACGCCGTGTTTCTGCTGAGTTGCAGCGATTTGGAATTGAAGCCAATGATTCAGGGGGTATACCACTTGCTCAAACATTGCCTGCAACTTTGTTACGGCTTCTTTTAGAAAATCTGTTCAAACCTGGTGACCCTATTGCGTTTCTCTCTCTTCTCAAACATCCACTCACAACTCTGGAGCAAAACCGTCACCGCTTACGTGAAATAGTGGAAAATTTTGAGCTCTTTGTTCTCCGAGGTGGAACTGGCCGCATTAATCTTTGCACATGTGATCAATTTTTTGAAACATGGATCAAAACACGCACACTCAATAGTTTAAATGCCAATAATTTAAATGATTGTAGCCTTGATCCACAAAAGAGTGAAGAAGCACGCCTGCTTTGCCACCTGTTGGTAAAAGCTGTAAAACCCTTGGTCTCTTTGATACAACAAGATAGAGAATGCACAATCAATGAAACAATTATAGCCACTGTTGAAGTTTTAGAAAATTTTGGGCGTGATGATAATCATTCTCTTGCTCATCTTTATCAGGATGAAGCAGGAGAGGCCTTATCAACTTTTCTGCGTGAATTAGTCAATGACCAATCAGGACTAAAATTTCATCTTTACGAATGGCCAGCTATTTTTTCAGCTCTCATAGCAACCCGCTCTGTAAGTCCTGCCCCTGGGGGACATTCACGTTTATTTATCTGGGGAACCTTGGAATCACGCCTGCAAACAGTTGATACAGTTGTCATTGGCGGTCTTAATGAAGGATCATGGCCTGTTACAACCCGCAATGATGCTTTTTTATCACGACCAATGAAAATGATGTTAACTCTTGAACCACCAGAAAAGCGTATTGGCCTTTCCGCACATGATTTCCAATGGGCTATGGGAATGGATAAAGTGATCATGAGCCGAGCTACGCGGGTTAACCACGTTCCTTCTGTTCCCTCACGCTGGTTACAACGCCTAGAAACAGTCATAGGTCAACAAGTTTGGAAACAAATTTGCGCACGGGGAAACACATTGCTTTATTGGGCAAAAATTCTTGACACAACAAATATGATTTCCTTTGTAGAACGGCCTTGCCCTATTCCACCACTCGAGATGCGTCCACGTCATTTTTCAATTACTGAAATAGAAACATTACGACAGGACCCTTATGCCATTTATGCTAAAAAAATCCTGCGTCTCAAACCGCTTAAACCGCTTATCCATGATCCTTGTAATACTGAACGAGGGACACTTTATCACGCTATTCTTTCTGCCTTTTGCACGCGTATAAAAAATCCACATGCCACGGATGCGCTAGATACATTATTGACCATTGGGCGTGAAGAATTTGACAAACTAAACTTACCATCCGATATCGAAGCTATCTGGTGGCCAATGTTTGAAAATCTAGCACCTCTCCTTATTCAATGGGAACAAAGCCTTGGCCCCCGAAAACGACACGCTGAAGTAGAGGCTCAAAAAACACCCATAGGCACAACAGGTGTAACCCTTTCAGGACGCGCTGATCGTATTGATATTTTACCTGGCAAAATGGCTGAAATTCTTGATTTTAAAATCAGCACTCCTCCTTCATCCACACAGGTTTTGACTTTATTATCTCCACAATTGGCACTGGAAGCAGCTTTATTAATGCAAGGCGCGTTCGTAGACTTTCAGGATCTTACCCCTTTAAATTTATTATACATTCCTCTTAAAGGAAAGAATAAGATCAAACCACAATCGATCATCCTAAATAAAAAAGTAATAAATCAAAAAAGCGCTGC
This window contains:
- the addB gene encoding double-strand break repair protein AddB — translated: MTYQPRIFSISPGTPFLPHFVDALLSGEIIRDFAPNGNIQAALADTLIYVPTRRAARALRATFVEKSPTQSSFLPKILPLGNMDEDSFLFTDDYTNALTIHPPIKESERLLLLARLIRPWREKLPMHLRAIFGTEDVLIPTNTADAIWLAQDLARLMDEVETESADWSKLKEIEPDMVAEWWQITLDFLTIVTQNWPHILKERQLNNPVEWRNQILKMQADILYRTQPNKPIIAAGATGSIPSIANLLKVIASLPKGAVILPNLDLQMDEEQWNALGLINEETTTFDFLNHASAAFSHPQYHLKKLLFLMQCQRAHVKEIGQQSSMKKKRAALLSEALRPASTTDQWVQITRDDYENLCADLSLIEATNEHEEALAIAIALRHAIEDPKKTAALITNDRNLARRVSAELQRFGIEANDSGGIPLAQTLPATLLRLLLENLFKPGDPIAFLSLLKHPLTTLEQNRHRLREIVENFELFVLRGGTGRINLCTCDQFFETWIKTRTLNSLNANNLNDCSLDPQKSEEARLLCHLLVKAVKPLVSLIQQDRECTINETIIATVEVLENFGRDDNHSLAHLYQDEAGEALSTFLRELVNDQSGLKFHLYEWPAIFSALIATRSVSPAPGGHSRLFIWGTLESRLQTVDTVVIGGLNEGSWPVTTRNDAFLSRPMKMMLTLEPPEKRIGLSAHDFQWAMGMDKVIMSRATRVNHVPSVPSRWLQRLETVIGQQVWKQICARGNTLLYWAKILDTTNMISFVERPCPIPPLEMRPRHFSITEIETLRQDPYAIYAKKILRLKPLKPLIHDPCNTERGTLYHAILSAFCTRIKNPHATDALDTLLTIGREEFDKLNLPSDIEAIWWPMFENLAPLLIQWEQSLGPRKRHAEVEAQKTPIGTTGVTLSGRADRIDILPGKMAEILDFKISTPPSSTQVLTLLSPQLALEAALLMQGAFVDFQDLTPLNLLYIPLKGKNKIKPQSIILNKKVINQKSAADLGKEAWKRLISLMNYYQNPQQGYLSYALPSQNRYEGDYDHLARVLEWSNDLHKAGQS